A genomic region of Dreissena polymorpha isolate Duluth1 chromosome 4, UMN_Dpol_1.0, whole genome shotgun sequence contains the following coding sequences:
- the LOC127877432 gene encoding heat shock 70 kDa protein 12A-like isoform X1 has translation MASKDFFLVAAIDFGTTFSGYAFSEVTEFQADPLRVSTCTWGSSTNSVMSLKTPSSILFRPEKTFDSFGFEAEDKYSNLSLDNMHRSWFYFRRFKMMLYNSKDVHRSNLLKDETGKEMPAIDVFAASIRYMKDHLGDFLSRRSTQIRDNEIRWVLTVPAIWDDAAKQFMREAAEKAGIDGQALLLALEPEAASMCCKYLPVERMETRIECFSPRSKYLVLDAGGGTVDITVHEVNPDGTLKELHKANGGPWGGTTVDQAFLDFLSEILGADVLQTFRDGHRDDYIDLLREFETRKRAVKPDSDSRVTFKMPISLHELYRKMKKAEIRDAVRDHPKYGGKITCAGDKMRVDADLIIALFSKTCYAIVKHIRDLLQNTSTRDTSTFLMVGGFSESPMLQDAIKKGFPDKKVVVPPDAGLTVLKGAVIFGHNSKMIVSRIAKYTYGFKCWQQFDPSIHPKERKEVRNNRYEVQGCFDKIVEVGQPVSPDSPIGPQQYSPQENEEWFSAKLFASPNKNPLFVDEEGTLRIGEVEVDCRDDKGNVSSADVYLIFGGTELEVKAVHSDTGRETKAKFDFLG, from the exons ATGGCATCCAAAGACTTCTTCCTGGTCGCCGCCATTGATTTCGGCACCACTTTCTCCGGCTACGCGTTCTCGGAAGTCACGGAGTTCCAGGCGGACCCTCTGCGCGTCTCCACCTGCACGTGGGGCTCGAGCACGAACTCCGTCATGTCCCTGAAGACGCCGTCCAGCATCCTCTTCCGGCCGGAAAAGACGTTCGACTCGTTCGGGTTCGAGGCGGAGGACAAGTATAGCAACCTCTCGCTGGACAACATGCATCGCTCCTGGTTCTACTTTCGGCGCTTTAAGATGATGCTTTACAATTCGAAG GACGTGCATCGCAGCAATCTGTTGAAAGACGAGACGGGAAAAGAGATGCCGGCTATCGACGTCTTCGCGGCGTCCATCCGCTACATGAAAGACCACCTTGGGGACTTCCTGTCGCGCCGGAGCACGCAGATCCGAGACAACGAGATCCGGTGGGTCCTAACCGTGCCTGCCATCTGGGACGACGCGGCAAAACAATTCATGCGTGAAGCGGCAGAAAAA GCAGGAATAGACGGGCAAGCTTTATTGCTGGCTCTTGAACCGGAAGCGGCTTCAATGTGCTGCAAGTACCTTCCGGTGGAAAGAATGGAGACGCGTATTGAGTGTTTTTCTCCGCGGTCAAAATACCTTGTACTGGACGCTGGAG GTGGCACGGTTGACATCACGGTCCACGAGGTGAACCCCGACGGGACACTGAAGGAGCTGCACAAGGCAAACGGCGGTCCCTGGGGCGGCACCACTGTGGACCAGGCTTTTCTGGACTTCCTGTCCGAGATACTGGGCGCCGACGTGCTGCAGACGTTCAGGGACGGGCACCGAGACGACTACATCGACCTGCTGCGAGAGTTTGAAACGCGGAAAAGAGCAGTCAAGCCCGATTCGGATAGCCGGGTCACGTTCAAGATGCCAATCTCCTTGCACGAACTGTACCGCAAGATGAAAAAAGCCGAGATCCGAGATGCTGTGCGCGACCACCCGAAATATGGCGGAAAAATCACCTGCGCAGGAGACAAGATGCGAGTTGATGCCGATCTGATCATAGCCTTGTTTAGCAAGACGTGCTATGCGATTGTGAAGCACATAAGGGACCTGCTCCAGAATACAAGCACAAGGGACACCAGTACATTCCTGATGGTCGGTGGGTTCTCAGAGTCACCGATGCTGCAAGACGCCATCAAGAAAGGATTCCCGGACAAGAAGGTCGTCGTGCCACCGGATGCGGGACTGACGGTTCTCAAAGGAGCGGTCATCTTCGGGCATAACAGTAAAATGATCGTGTCACGAATCGCCAAATACACGTATGGGTTCAAGTGCTGGCAGCAGTTTGACCCTTCAATACACCCGAAAGAACGAAAAGAAGTTCGAAATAACAGGTACGAAGTTCAAGGATGTTTCGACAAAATTGTGGAAGTAGGACAACCTGTATCTCCTGATTCGCCAATTGGTCCTCAACAGTATTCTCCACAAGAAAATGAAGAATGGTTTTCAGCAAAACTATTTGCTTCGCCAAATAAAAATCCCCTGTTTGTTGACGAAGAGGGTACACTTCGTATTGGCGAAGTAGAGGTTGATTGTAGAGATGACAAAGGAAATGTGAGCTCTGCCGATGTTTACCTTATCTTCGGTGGGACGGAGCTTGAGGTGAAGGCAGTTCATTCGGATACAGGCAGAGAAACGAAAGCCAAATTTGACTTCTTAGGATAG